Genomic segment of Pseudomonas iranensis:
CGCGACGCTGGCCAGTCGCATGCTCGGCGAGCCGGTCAACGCCAACGATCATGTCAACTGCGGGCAAAGCAGCAACGACATCATCCCGACCACCATCCACGTCAGCGCCGCGCTGGCGCTGCATGAACAATTGCTGCCGGCGCTGTTGCATCTGGTCCAGGTGATCGAGCGCAAGGCCGAGCAAGTGCATCACCATGTGAAGACCGGGCGCACTCACCTGATGGACGCGATGCCGGTGCGCATGAGCCAGGTGCTCAACGGTTGGGCGCAGCAGCTCAAGGCCAACATCGCGCATCTGCAGGACCTGCTGCCGAGCCTGCAAGCGCTGGCGCAGGGCGGCACTGCGGTCGGTACCGGGATCAATGCGCATCCGGAGTTCGCCGCGCGATTCAGTCGGCATCTGAGCCAACTGACCGACGTGCAGTTCACCCCGGGCAAGGACCTGTTCGCGCTGATTGGCTCGCAGGACACTGCGGTCTCTGTCTCCGGCCAGCTCAAAGCTACTGCGGTGTCGCTGATGAAAATCGCCAACGACGTGCGCTGGATGAACTCAGGTCCCCTGGCCGGCCTCGGCGAAATTGAACTGCAAGCGCTGCAACCGGGTTCATCGATCATGCCCGGCAAGGTCAACCCGGTGATCCCGGAAGCCACCGCGATGGTCGCTGCGCAAGTGATCGGCAATGACTCGGTGATCACCGTGGCCGGCCAATCCGGCAATTTCGAACTGAACGTGATGTTGCCGATCATCGCGCAGAACCTGCTGAGCAGCATCGAACTGCTGGCCAATGCCAGTCGCCTGCTCGGTGACAAGGCAATCGCTACTTTCAAGGTCAACGAATCGCGCTTGCAAGAAGCGTTGTCGCGCAACCCGATTCTGGTCACCGCGCTCAACCCCATCATCGGTTACCAGAAAGCCGCCGAAATCGCCAAGCAGGCCTACAAGGAAGGCCGCGCGGTGATCGACGTCGCCCTGGAACACACCGACCTGTCGCGCAGCCAGCTGGAAGAGTTGCTCAACCCCGAGAAGCTCACCGCCGGCGGCGTGTAAACCCCGTAACCGCTTTGGAGGCTCACCATGGAGCACTGGAAACGCACGATCGAACGGGCCAATCGCTGCTTCATGCTGGGCGAACTGATCGACGCCCGCGAGGCTTACCTGCAAGCCCTGGCCCTGGCGCAAGTGTTGTTCGAACGCTGGGCGGATGCCGACGAAGCGGTGGCGGCCTGCGTCGTCTCTCATCACAACCTCGCCGACCTGCATTTGCGCCTGAACCAACCGGAGGAGAGCGCCGAATACCTGTGCGCTATCCATCAACGTTTGTTGCAGACCATGCAGGACGAACGCCTGCGCCCGGCCCTGCGTGAGGCGGCGTTGCGCCAGAGCAGCAAGACCTACGTCGAACTGTTGAATTTCATCAGCGAGCACGGCGAGTACCCGCGCACCCAGCGCCTGCTGCATCCGGACACCGGCAATGCCCGCCGCGCCTCAAATCCCCATCAGTATGGAGTCCACTGAAATGGCTTTTACCTTGCCTGCCTTGCCCTACGCCTACGATGCCCTCGAGCCGCACATCGATGCGCAGACCATGGAAATCCATTACACCAAGCACCACCAGACCTATATCAACAACCTCAACGCTGCCGTGGAAGGCACCGAATTCGCCGAGTGGCCGGTGGAAAAACTCGTCGCCAGCGTCCAGCAACTGCCGGAAAAGCTTCGCGCGGCGGTGATCAATCAGGGCGGCGGTCACGCCAATCACTCGCTGTTCTGGGAAGTGATGGTGCCCAACGGAGGCGGCAAGCCCGACGGCGCGCTGGCCACGGCTATTGATGAGCAACTGGGCGGACTCGACAGTTTCAAGGAAGCCTTCACCAAAGCCGCGCTGACCCGTTTTGGCAGCGGCTGGGCCTGGCTGAGCGTCACCCCGGAGAAAATACTGATCGTAGAAAGCAGCGGCAATCAGGACAGCCCGTTGATGAACGGCAATACCCCAATCCTCGGTCTCGACGTCTGGGAGCACGCCTACTACCTGCGCTACCAGAACCGTCGCCCGGAATACATCAACGCGTTCTACAACGTGATCAACTGGCCGGAAGTTGCTGCGCGCTATCAGGCCGCACTGGTTTAAGCCTTCCATAAAAACAATCAGGGCTGACTATGGGCACGGAAACACTGGCGATTGGCAGCGGGCGCATGTTTCGTTACGCGGTGGGCTCGCTGTTGCTGCTGGCGGGGATGACCTTGCTGGTCGCCCACGGTTTGCAGTGGCTGAATCTGGAACCGAGGCTGTTGCGCGCCTTGCAGGGCGGTGCCATCTGCGCGTTGGGGACGGCGCTTGGCGCAGTGCCGGTGCTGGTGATCCGGCGCATGCCGCAGGCACTCAGCGACACCTTGCTGGGATTTGGTGCCGGGGTGATGCTGGCGGCGACGGCGTTTTCGCTGATCATACCGGGCATTGCTGCGGCGGAGAGTCTTGGTCTTACGCCGTGGGCCGCCAGTGGCCTGATCTGCTTCGGCATCCTGCTCGGCGCGTTCGGTCTGTATCTGGTGGATCGGCGCGTTTCCGGTGCCTCGCCGCAGATGCTCGTCGGCAC
This window contains:
- a CDS encoding class II fumarate hydratase; the encoded protein is MTKTRIERDSMGELQVPVDALYGAQTQRAVDNFPISGKPMPTQFIRALILAKAAAARANVELSQISAAQGKAISDAAQGLLEGDFMQHFPVDIFQTGSGTSSNMNANEVIATLASRMLGEPVNANDHVNCGQSSNDIIPTTIHVSAALALHEQLLPALLHLVQVIERKAEQVHHHVKTGRTHLMDAMPVRMSQVLNGWAQQLKANIAHLQDLLPSLQALAQGGTAVGTGINAHPEFAARFSRHLSQLTDVQFTPGKDLFALIGSQDTAVSVSGQLKATAVSLMKIANDVRWMNSGPLAGLGEIELQALQPGSSIMPGKVNPVIPEATAMVAAQVIGNDSVITVAGQSGNFELNVMLPIIAQNLLSSIELLANASRLLGDKAIATFKVNESRLQEALSRNPILVTALNPIIGYQKAAEIAKQAYKEGRAVIDVALEHTDLSRSQLEELLNPEKLTAGGV
- a CDS encoding superoxide dismutase translates to MAFTLPALPYAYDALEPHIDAQTMEIHYTKHHQTYINNLNAAVEGTEFAEWPVEKLVASVQQLPEKLRAAVINQGGGHANHSLFWEVMVPNGGGKPDGALATAIDEQLGGLDSFKEAFTKAALTRFGSGWAWLSVTPEKILIVESSGNQDSPLMNGNTPILGLDVWEHAYYLRYQNRRPEYINAFYNVINWPEVAARYQAALV